AAGCATGTTTTCTTCCATCGGTGCCATGGTAACTACAGCCGGCATTCCAACCTCCTTGATAACGTCGAGGGCGCAAAAGGCCTCTTCGGCATAATAGAAGGTTTCACCGATAAAGAAATCGACCCCTTCATCCATACCCCACTGTATCATCTCTTCAAACATTTTCCGGACCTCGTCCCTGATTGCCTTGTCGGCGGGATTCCAGATATTTGAATTTGAGATGTTACCGGCAACCAGATTGGGCTCCTCGTCAGGGCCGACCTCGCCGGCCACCTGCACCGCAATTCTCAGGGCAGCCCGGTTCAGTTCTTCCAGCATATCCTCCTTCCCTATTGTCTTCAGCTTCTCGCGGTGTGCATTGTAGGTAAAGGCCTCCATAACATCGGAGCCGGCATGCTGAAAATCTTTATGCAGCCGTTTAAGGCATTCGGGATGCTCAATGGCTACTTCGGGCACGAATTCACCGGCAGTAAGATACCCCCGGCGCTCCATCTCAAAGAGATATCCTTGGGCACAAAGAACGCCGCCATCATTCAGTCTCTCCAGCAAATCTCTTTTATTGGCCATTGCAGCTCCTTTTTTTGGAATTACAGCAGTTCAGCCGGAAGGTCGATGCGAATGCAATTTTTCAATAGCCTGGACAACATAGGGATAGATGTTCCTGACAATATGCCTGTATCCTTCCTCGTTGGGATGAATGCCATCCTCGCGGTTCAGCGAGGCTTCGGCCGCCACATCTTCGAGGAAAAAAGGCATAAAAATGACATTGTGCTCCCGGGCGAGTTCAGGATAAATGGCATTGAATTTAAGGGTATACTGCTCTCCCAGGTTCCATACCATTTGCATGCCGGCGAGGATGGTGACAATGTCTTTCCCCTGCAGTTTAGTCAGAATTTCATCAATATTTTTTTTCACCAGAGCGGGATCGATACCACGCAGGCCATCGTTTGCACCAATCTCCAGTATGATAATTTCCGGATTCTGCCCAAGAATCCAGTCAAGCCTGGAGAGGGTGCCGCTGCTTGTCTCACCACTTACCCCGGCGTTGACGACCCGGAAATCATAACCGTTCTCCTGGAGCTTTTTCTGGAGCTGCAGCGGATAACTTTTCTGCAGATCAACTCCCAGCCCGGCAGTGAGACTGTCGCCCAACGCTACTATTTTGCCGGTTTTACCGTTTTCCGGCTCTGCTGCAGAAACCGAGGATCTCTTCCCTCTTTCCT
This Desulfopila inferna DNA region includes the following protein-coding sequences:
- a CDS encoding arylesterase — encoded protein: MANLLLLILLAGPFLPGCDNQEERGKRSSVSAAEPENGKTGKIVALGDSLTAGLGVDLQKSYPLQLQKKLQENGYDFRVVNAGVSGETSSGTLSRLDWILGQNPEIIILEIGANDGLRGIDPALVKKNIDEILTKLQGKDIVTILAGMQMVWNLGEQYTLKFNAIYPELAREHNVIFMPFFLEDVAAEASLNREDGIHPNEEGYRHIVRNIYPYVVQAIEKLHSHRPSG
- a CDS encoding homocysteine S-methyltransferase family protein; the encoded protein is MANKRDLLERLNDGGVLCAQGYLFEMERRGYLTAGEFVPEVAIEHPECLKRLHKDFQHAGSDVMEAFTYNAHREKLKTIGKEDMLEELNRAALRIAVQVAGEVGPDEEPNLVAGNISNSNIWNPADKAIRDEVRKMFEEMIQWGMDEGVDFFIGETFYYAEEAFCALDVIKEVGMPAVVTMAPMEENMLRDGWSIIDTCRELEQRGAEVVGMNCFRGPQTMLPYLREIRENVSCHVAGLPVPYRTTVEQPTFFNLEDRECTCPSPHGRTFPTALDPLMCNRYEIRKFAEEAYQLGVKYLGVCCGAFPAHIREVAEAMGRTPAASRYSENMAKHFLYGSE